The Pomacea canaliculata isolate SZHN2017 linkage group LG14, ASM307304v1, whole genome shotgun sequence genomic sequence GATTTTCCTTACTTCAGGAAAGATGAATATATAGTCTAACAAAATTTTActtgctattttttattattttctctgttgttgTCAGCTGGTGGAAAACGTTCATTGGTACCAGGCAGCCTGCCAACCTTACTAATACCACCAGTGTAGAAACTCCAAAGTCTCAACCTAGGAAACCTCCAGTCAGTAAAAACGAAGATTTAGCATGAGAAGTTTTAGGTGTGGGGATGGAGGAGGGGCAAGAAATAATGTGTTTCAGGAGTCTCTGTTTACAGCCAATtctaatttataatttttttctggggtAATCATAAAGCAGTTGGAAAACTATTCAGTATGCTCCAGCTTGAAtatgctaaaaataataatcataattatgatGTGTAAGTGTAGTCTATGTATATCATAAAACGCCTGTTGTGTAAATACCACACAAACTTAACCACCACAATctgattttttccccctcattTCTTACCAACAATTGTTCCTGTTtttacaccaccatcattaGTTATCATCTTCACGTCAGTTTAATATCTCTCATCACAATAACAACCTCAGCTGTCACTCATCACTCATTTCTAATAATAGTTCTGCTCATCATCCAGCATTGCTCATCTCATGACTTTCaaattttgtgtgcttgtttcaaCCGTTTTCTggttcccttttctctcttttccttttttgaacgCCGATAAAAGTCATCCATAAATGTCTTGCACTTGTGGTCTTGTAATAAATGTATATCACATCCTTAAggactttctcttttttattttcttgggtGCACACTGAGTAGAGAtgatcataaaatttttttgaaactgttgaaATAGAACATTCCTGGAGGTAGGCCTGAAAGGATAttgctgaagaagaaaatccaCTGAACATTGCTCTAAAAGTAATTTCGAGTTCTGCAAACAAAAGTTCTATATTTGGATGAAGTGTCACAAGCCCTCCTCTGTCTAGTAAAGATGTTAAGCTTAAAGTGCTTTCAGAACTGTTAGCTGAAAGTGACTCTAATATAGTCAAGATTTCCTGTTTTTTCCTCTTGGTCCTTAAgtctgtaagtttttttcttgattttttgcAAAACTGCTCCTCCAATATAATGAGTAATGTTCTTTTCTATATCATTAAGTGAttgatttcctttttctgtgtatttgatttctgtcttcaaaaaatttgtcaaaaacaGTACGAATCATAATATTCAAAGCTTCAAAACAGTGCCATGGTGAGACAGCTGAAGTGACCATCTCATCAAGTGACCGAAGGTTGTCTTGATCTTTCATTGCCATGTGGAATTTTGTCCACACTTTTTCCTTGCTGCTGTTCTTTAAACAGGTCTTTGGCAGTTCAAAACATCTTTCCAGGAACTGCATTCGAGACACAAGTTCTTGTCCTAAGAAAATATACAGAGGATTTCTGTTTATACATGAGAATAGCGTGTGTCACAATTATACTTCAACATAAGCAACGGCTATTTTTAAATTACCTGAAATTGAACTGGTAAAGACAAAAGTATTCACCCCACACTTTGCCAGGACACATTCTGCCactaaaaagtatattttttatgcaatgatataataaaaataataaaaagtagcaCAGATACCTACTGTCAACACTCCTGCAAGCTTCATGTACCTCTGTAGGCATGCAGTTATTAGCAATCAGTTTCTCACAGACTTGGTCTACCAAATCAATGTTCACCTGAacgtttttgaaacaaaaattaacaaactaAACAGGCCTGAGTCCCTTTACCAGGTGCAACATTCTATATACAACTTCcacaaaaatgcaaattaaaagataaataagtaaTGATTCTACTGCAGACatctgggaaaaaaaactgcatgcaatcacacagaaaatgatacaaatattcGAACGTGCGTCGGAATATTTAACAGACTTAGCTTTTTTTGTGCACttactttgatatttttgtcatgtgGTATCTTTCCACAAACATCATTCTCAGAATCAACGAATAGAACTTCTTCCACATCCTGCGATAGAAATAGATTAAATATGAGAACAAAATCAACACGAAGCATTGTTCCCTAGAAACagcgattttaaaaaaaaattataacagttaTCAGAATGCTGGCTTTTTAACTACTACCATAATCGGTGGTTACTGTGGTAAACAGCATCATACTAAATCCTTCATTTACATACTTAATCGGTTTCCTATCACgcacaaaattattaaatcaacctttttctttcaagaatagACGAAGAAGCATAgtctaaatattttacaaaaactcTTTCATTTATAAGACTTCAGTTATACCTGCAAAATCTGGTCAAGACTGTCCATCGTGTCGTGATCGCCGCAACCGGAAGTATTTTCTGCACGGCTTTTCCCGAGCAGACGATAACGGCGCTTCGCAACAGGCACACTGTTGGCGCGCGCTGGGAGATACCAATcctgtccctacagatctctggttTTCGATAGTTCACATCACAAGAAGTAAGACTACAGACCGAGTACTAAACCTAAAGAAAGAGGCGCTGCTACCGATGAAGATAACACCGCTCACTCAGGAAGCAGGCGACAGAAGGTAATCCCTAACGAGCAgtgtctttcatctaaaaagaaaagctgacaacagCGATGTGAAAAGAGCGGTAGTCATCCtttaactaataataaaataactaagcgataaccaaacaaataaccaaataacttggcctggctgccttacaacgatcagaaggaagagagttgtggagtcagtgagacacacctgtaggctacctggtgataaaacatggctACCCTTCACATTTCTGTATATGACAActttggtatgtaagtattCCCGAGCATGCACTACAACCCGCAAGGtatatgtgaccactagctgtatTATATACACAATCACTAGGTCTATACACTAATAATATGTGTCTACACCATAAAGCACACTGCATCGACTGTGTGACCTTTTCACCGGCGAACTGTATGAAGAAATCATTATGGCGGGATATAAGAAGGAGGCAGTTGATAGGaagttgtgtgtaggtggacacggtatggtgcagacaaagaaagagcaacacaaatgagtgtaaatacacaacaaaaacacagatcaagaggagacttagatcgaagaacaagagagtgcaGTCCCCTTAAGTCAGTTAGGCGAATGGACATCACTGTCGGTTTAACTGTCAGCTGGTCTCAGtatattatttctctacattgtcgtgaacagacatttgtttgctatttttctagTAATTTCCCGTGAAATGTAATCCAGGCACTTTACGATGGACGCGCTCGTAGCAGACGAACCTCAGCGTCAGTGtcgcaggctatttttatcctgctgtagagggatagggcagataaagatcagctgacgtttgttgtgtttgacgtcaccagtcgtctgctcagcgctgtttctaacgtacttgtgtggctgttggctgtccattgcctcttctatccttgtgcgcatgtttctgtggagcaaagcttggagatgaaagtgtccgatggtgtcggcgctggctattatttcagccccagccaaatgttgttgtcaacCTCGGAGTTCAGCGTGTCCTGGTCagtcgtctgtcagcagcaggctgTGGTGGACGTGCCAGGCGGTGCTGACCGTAGTACATGGGTGCCACTGTTGGACAAGATCCATCACTAAGCCGTTTGGGTAAATAAACGAGTTTTTTCTCCCCTCATTATAGAATTTGGAAAAGCTCTGATCGGTGAGTGCGTAGGTGGTTCTGCTTGTGCATGTGATCAAATCAGTTTGTCCAGGAACTAATATCCAACATATGTCCGTGGTTTGTCTGTTTTGCATGGACTGGGAATATTTATGAGGAggagtttgttttaatgatgtgttccacaccaaagacaaaatatttcataaccaTTTTTGCTATCACCACAACTGACAATCACAACTACCCAGTACATATCATAACACGTCATCATAACACAAAGTCACTTTGAATTTAAAGCATTGAAAGGTCAATATCACACCAGAGAGGATCCTCTTTCATCACATCTTTAAAATTGGTATCACTAATCTAGCTTCTCTTTTATATGGTGCAGATATGAGTGCATGTGCATTCTGTTTCATTATGTTAAATTTTGCGTGTGCATAGAattataacaaaatgttttgacttcCTGCCTTTCAATACCTTCTTGCATATGAAGGTTCTTTAAGATACATTATAATACAATACTATAATAGTCTTTAGGCCTACAGTAAAGATTGTAGCAGCAATGTGATAGTTCAGAACCGcgtactttctttttttcggtGCTTTCAGCTTTACAcatctgttcttttctctagaAATGACGTAACACACGCAAGAGCTGGTGAGAACTTCTCGTGGTAACTGCGAaacgtgattggttgtggtgtgtcatgtgGCGTGACTGACCATTTGAACGCATGTTGCCCTGGAAAGATTTAGGTGCAAGCTTTTTGCTGGAGACTTTTGGAGAGAAGACATCAAAGGAAATTCGCAGTTCCATTCTTTGCTTCCTTTGTTCTAGCCTCAGACGACAAAAAATCTTGAGGAGACATGGACACAACCCAAGAGATACTGATGAAGTAGGGAGTGTGTAcgggtgagttgtacagcgtgtgatgtgatgatagacacacaggtagatgttgtctgcatttactggattacaactattttgtgcttaacaggtgatgtttcctcaagagttgtgacacctgatggaggtgttgtgttgtcaacatagatttgttttgaagcatcggctgttacacagattgtgttgcaacacgtgtcattattgtgacatcacttacttgatgacatcattggtaacaatattacacatgatacacaaaaagaatcacacattaataacagtacacagtgtaacgcgtgtagctacatcctatgttacaggTTCAGTAACTTCAAGACTTTGTGGAAGCTGCTGCGgacacgagttcctcgtcttaatctgtgggcggcaagttgtttccatgacaacataccccccggctggcaagtggaatatttaaccagacccctccgctctcctccggccgtcgtcagggaagtcgagcaggacgcgAGGATCACTAGACACCGTGATGTACGGCCGTACAgcgagcgaggtgtgcccgaccacacagacggcccgccagtcacacgactgtatcaccgaggtcagggtcactcaggtcgcAGGCtaggtgactgtgtgacgtgcggtcgtgaggtggccagcttcctacacagcctccgtgttggtgttacaggtaggtgtgtgtattgtgtaatgtaacgttgtttacagttaaacacttacctatgcGATAAATAACGAACGGAtaagaaacagtcttgtaaataagactgtgttagtgacgtgtTTCTCTCAGGTTACGTGATGACGATACGATGCTATTGCTAAGGCTTTTTCTAGAGCTATCAACtgactttagaaaaaaattttaaatgatacATTCCGTCAGTTTATCCTGCTGATACTGTCAGATTTGCTGTGTCAAGTGTTTTGTAGGTTTATCCCGTTTGTTAGAACTGCCAGAACTGTATGTGCTCCTTCGCAAGACTACTAGGAGGATCCCAGCTTGAGAGAGAGGCGGGCAGGTCTTTGGTCCCTTAAGTAAGGCTGTAAGgaggttttcttctttatgatgTACGGATTCTCCATATATGGTGTTGATATTTAGGATAATGGTGTATGAGCAGTGTATGTGCAAGAGGATACTTATATTCACACATGCTGCAGGGAAGGAATGCATATGTAAGTGAGAGagaatttgagaaaaaacagaaacatgagaCGTTTCAAACCACAAATTGAGGCCTAAGCCTGTGTTGCTAGTCTGTGTCCTGTTCTACCAGAGACGCCgcatgaatgatgacaaacatactTCACATATTAAACCTAGTCGGttgtcattaataaaacatttaatgtctcgtaatttctatataaacataaaaagacaGGCCTAATTAGCTGTACATAAATTATTCTGACAAATCTCCATTAAAATCATGTCAATGCTTTGGAAAAACCCGATAACATAGACAGCAAACGTTTGTTCACTGCTGACCTGTCATGATTCCGCCATCTTGACATCCTCTTTATGATCCAGTTGATGAGGGGTAAGTCACATACTCTCAAAAATATAGGCTTTTACCTTCTACTTGTCTgacttaaaagaaagataagtcATTGTTATTTCGTGTAGTCACACCAATGTAAGTGGAATGCAGTGAACACATGAACTACTTGAATACAGCGACACCACAGACTAGCGGACCTCAAGTGACgacagactgtaagtgtttctgtcttcagtcattAACGGTGTGAGCAGTAAGAGACAGTAAGTCAGATATTGCCATAGTTACGGAATATTATACAGACAACCCAGTCCATTCACTTAAAGAAAGGTGTATATTATTTCTTGTAGTACTATCCATGTACCTGTATAGTAGGATACCACCACCACAGACAAAAGCGACAGAACACAGTTGACAGATTGTGAGATTTCAGGTCTCAGGTATTGCCAGCTTTGGTGGACGAGGAGGTATGTAGGGTGAGGGTCGGGGTGGCAGAGCTCTGGATGTACTACGGGTTGTTTAAACGTTTGCTTCACAAAGCCAGCGCGGACAGAAAGGGGGTTAGTAGGGCTGGCAGTAAGATCAAGTTCTACCTGTACAAATGGTGTAGACGCCATAAGTGACAGAGCGATGTcgtctcacctgtacaggtagacaAATTTTATTTCGCGGCTTAATTCAGTTATCTACCTTTGTGTTGTCCCGCTATAACACCTGCTGCTGTGTTATAAGTTATAACCAGGTATAAACGGTACTGTTACATGGAATAAAAACGAATCGGATTTCGTAAATGAGTTGGTATTAAAAATAACACGTGTTATAGTTAGCTTTTGTTGTATAGGTGTACGTATACGGGAATTATATTAATTACTACAGTTAGCCACGTGATATATTTTGACAAGTGGCGCTAACAATGTGGAATGCCTTGGACAATAAATATCTCACTACATCTAGTGTCACCCATGTTTGACATCCTAGCTGTCTACCATCATCAAGCACAGACAGGACATGACAGTCTATATCCTGTCCTGACAGaccgcagacgacagtcgctgccTCTTATAGACTTGGTCCTGctgaggggagaccactgtcagccatgtctggtcccccgccgtctgcttcacaacaggtgagacaaggtgtaGTCAACCCAGGACTGTGAGTCTGTTGGGGTTAGACGGGTCAAGGTTAAAGTGGTTACAACTTGCataaatggtaaaaagaaatttaacgatttgtaaaaattattgtaaaatatattcttcTGCGTATTTTTATGAGTCAAGCTGTGTATATGGAGCTCAGTCTAGGATGTTACatgtaaatttgtaataaatattacaggGACAATGCTGGAAAGGAGGCCCTGgaggcaggcctgacgagagggggggacaggggggtctggtgtacccgggcccgcggctgtcaagggggcccggccttggtcagtggattttttttcttcttctccttttctttttcttttaaagaaaggtctaaggacagaacacccaagcattacacatgcagaagttgagtttcaagtctgtagaatacaatttcggggtactggggcctgtcgtgagaagtgtagtcagcgggtatcatattctcgctggacaagccaagaggtgacggctgctggacaccaaagattttatcgcgtgtgaaccgccctgaggaacgttggtgccatgagattgctggctacaggtgccactacggggggtggaggagggggcgggccctgcaagcaaatcggaattaacagtggagatcagacaggtatgttactgatgtgtgcactggccactctgtgaaccgacatggtgggggcccgcccctggcgctgcagcctgtaagcgagagacatcaaggctgctttttttggtagttactaagcaacactgagactttttttaaccgtatctccatcaccaaacaaacaactacattagtctacacagtagatccttgatacaatgagagtACATCAccctgtaatactatcgcagccagcaaaatagaacacattattgcaaaacattttaaaactgccgtcccgcaaatattaggtttataaattgatcacggtggtgtcgcgggaagtttggagctggaggaggatgataaagaggaggctagcatgagaaaggtaatttaagtgtagagacagtgttcgcacggtgggtggatggcccggatagaggtagggaggagagttatgtcaccggaaaggggaggactctgactactgtaactaaaggtgtgggacgatcgcacgacctccggcgatgtaccagcatcgccctgtaataacacatcggcctccgaccttcttttgctctttgccgacaaagcccccggtaaaaaggagatactatctacccaccatccgtccccaaagccacctcggaatctttcttattgtgcgctagttgtcttcaaggaagctgtcatatatgatgctgtatacagtcaaatctcgctactatgccacctaccgggaccgagcaaaagtggcatagtagcgagagtggcatagtagcgagggttcgtaaaaactgctttatttgctcaagttacttgtcagtcctatgctctcaagaatcgtcggctggcgctagctgtctcctctcattctccccctcacctcttcatcctccacccctcccaaccacatccgcgcacctgcatcctgtcgctagtcgactcactccagctctccctctgtcacgtgactgtcacccggccagcgaccaccccccatcgccagccttcaccctccctgtgtgcgtgctatgttccatccacttAACTGCGATGtccacactaccgtacagtatagtaatcgagcactgcgcggaatttcacaacttgtgtcttttaacagtcacacaaaagtggcatacagtcaaatctctctactatgccacctaccgggaccgagcaagagtggcatagtagcgagggttcgtaaaaacggctttatttgattttgacatcgctgctgacgtaacagtccttactaagggggggggggtctgtggagcggagtgctacaagtctgatcctttaacatcatttgtcctcatttactaaccactcgcatgtaaacaactttatgttcaagtagtgatgtagatcctagtgcacttgtcctactgtttgcagtctatatttcgttactgaatgtcacggatcagtccgtgcctcctttgttttgtttttgtggcaattgcgcctgagtttggtgaagGAATGGagggggagcggggtggcgttgccagccctgtgtgtgtgtgttgcccctctgcgatggacagtcaacggcgtaattagttgacggatatagaggtcgtgaaccccacgtgagtttcggacctcacgtgcggctgaaagaatgcgacacctggtctaggGGACTGGGGGTGAAGCgtcggtcggggggggggggggagggagaaacgagtaacaagaggaagtatcgagcagcgagttgaggggggagagagccatccagcgatcgagaagctgattgatacagcggcggctgttaattgtgttaattgtgagtggagtgtattgatgacggacttgctgtaccgtgtttgctacggagccgttgctgttgctgtgttttggggatcgcaacttcagtagaactgctgctgaaggttcctcgccgaatctgctactgggagcggtggacatcgccgagctgagaagttccagagaagaacaacccgagccgacgactataggcgggcagcatctcatcacagctggggagtgttgagcaagtgggctccactctggtacttgacaacgacgacgacacaccgaccgcgtggagggccgtcgctgtcgtctttaaaaagtcgtgcaatggagtgttgaggacactgacgatttgattgtccgctgatgccgacaacgcaaagtaagacttttgccttttgggtttacctccagagagagagagagggggaaggtcgtgccccccattgtttatctccaccgtcaacgttagagggagaataagacggtttacacggactgtgtgtatgtgtttgatgaacatttatgagcacacggacattgctggtggctagaaaggtgctcggagagacgtatcgttagatgtggattgaaacggacatgtgtatgagaactgttgtagcagcctgcgcgctgccgtagtgtcggtgttgaaccaacctaggatgtatactttctgatttagaacggataacagtgaacttgtgctgtatggtttaatttgacctgctggaaattcttgtattacaatttatgtttttttttagtattttttctttttggtgtataataaataacagaacgtctcaatctgaagtgatctcttgtgcgcaatgtccgactaccggtcgtgacactgaatgaagtgtagatattgagattcgaattgtaaacatacattatatactgggaaactAATTTACGAtcacaagtacaaggggcccggagaggttgtctgtcccggggcccgggctggctctcggcggccctgcctgGAGGAGAAAGTTCTAGAGGCGGCGGAGGAGTcgaagtttacctacacgccgtgACCGACAAACAGGCTGCACTACTTCAGAATACAGGTGAGTTTGGTTTTCGTGTTATTCTCTGAGAAATATTTCGTTTATTCGTTCCTTAACTCGTACAGGGATAGATGCCTTTCAAGGTCATGTATACCAAATGTGTCTTCAAATGTGCAACTTCTTAAAATCCACCTCGCAGGGATTCTGATGATGTTACGAGGTGTGTCTCAATGTAACGGGGCTGGTGTCAGAAACAATTCATTTTAATTTCACTCCGTGGTGAAACCTTTATTGTAACACCATGAAGTCCGGTGCATTTTATCTTCATTGTCTGGCATATTTCTATGCACTGCTTGAGGGATTCATCTGAGATGCCCTGCTGCTCGGTCTGACTGCCCTGTCTGTAACCTGTAAGCCTTCAAAACAGGTCCCCCACATGATCCTTTTGAGACTGGGGAAAAGATAAAAGTCACACTGATTAAGATCAGGTGAATAGTGTGGTTAGGTTTGTGTCAGCAGATGCACTGCCGTTGTGAAGCAGTCAGGCTGCAACTTCTCACAACATCCTGAATATCCGGCAGTTCCTGGCCGAGGATTTTGTTATCATCTACCATGATATATTGTCAGGGACGCCGTTTTAtatcacactttcactcactgaACGTACACGTCCCCTTTCGTGTTATTTCAAtcacaaatcacatagatttgtcgtgggcaagAAAACTTTATATccatcaacattaactaaatatatacaaagtccgTAGGTCTTACACACAGCGGCCTGTAACTCAAAACTGTTGTATGTTTGTGGATAATTTCGTTacagtcttagttactcacacccaaaAATGAAAAGTCCAGGTAAAATCCTTCCGTCCCCTTGTCTAGAAGTTGTGCAGTCTTGGCCACACTTGACGgatatccacacacaaaactttTAGATGAACCACATACACGCTCCGATACTTAATAAAGTaagtgctgacttggcagacacctCCAGCACACACCTGACGACTCAGAACATATTTTCTGGGATCAACACACCAGATCCAAGCGAACACCACGAATATATTCCCTGGGATCGACACACAAGATCTGTAGCgagcaccacacacactttcagtccgcctctcttcACTGCTCTCAgccgtctctgtatccacacgtacagtccGACCGCTCCTCAGTTTTCCGCCCGTCCTCTCTCTCAAAAATCTTCTCCATCGTCTCGGCGGTTTCGCTAGGGATTCCACATTCCCAGTGAGTCCCTCTGTAGTTCCTTGACTCGGCAAGCAACTAGTTTACTTATTACCGGtccctgtatccacacgtacagtaaGACCACTTTCACGCCTGTCCTTTCCTATCTCTCGTCTCCCGTCGTCTGCCgtcttcaaaataattttcactctCACCACAttctaaaattacgtcatgaaATGACGTCGTGTTCTGACGCTAAGCACGACGCACCCAAAAACACTCTccgatactggtaagggcaataatccctgactaacactgacaggggcaacaaccccctgttcctaacataTATTGGTCAATAAGCAAGTCTACAAAGAGATTTTGCGGCGTTTACTTCGCTCattgcaaaagaaaagacaagagtTGCAACAGCAGAAAAGGCTTCTTCACCACAATGTTGAACAACTCAAGCACTATGGGGCGCCCTTGACGGACTATGACTATGACTGTCGGGGCAGAGATAGCTGCCATTAGGCTATTCGGGAGCACCGCGGTCGTTGAGGTCTTCTACATTGTGTGTATGATACATTGTGTGGACGACACCATATTCAATGTTAAAGCTTTGTATCACATGTTCTAGGTCCCCATGGCAGACtctcaaaagcctttttaaagtctatgaagttgtgATGTAGGTCCCACTGATACCGAAGATGTTTTTCTATCAGGACTGTGCTCTTACCTGCTGTGAAGCCAGTCTGTTCTGTTTCTATTAGTTTTTATGTCGCAGTGCTGATACGATTCTGTGTTGCTTTCAACATGAGTTTGCTTGGTTGGATGATTAAACTGGTTCCTTTCTCCtcaaagaatatgaaaaaattatttcttttatttcttgcaacATCCTGAGAGTTTCTAGACACTTCAGCACACAACAGTAAtggcttttgttgtttcatcttCACCTTCATTGAGTAGGTCATCTTGGGCGTTGTTAAACCCAGGAAAGGCCCTTTCGTCCTTTATAACTTTCTACCGTCCTTTTGACTTCTGCCCATAGAACTAGTAAGAGTAGGGATTTGCTTATTCTCTTTTTGTCATAGTGAAGGATATTAGCGTCTATATTCAGCCAGAAATAGTCATACtctttgcaacattttttccatCGGTTCAGTACAGCTGTGAAAGGATGTTGTTGTCTTTGATCACTGGGGTCTTCTGTTGACCAAAGCCCGGTGATGATATGTACTATTTGTTAGGTGTTGATCTTCCTCGAGGAACAAACTAGAACAGTTGAatagaaagcaaacaaaagaagatagtattttattgtcaacatgCTGATCGTTCGTACTTTCTACAGA encodes the following:
- the LOC112554952 gene encoding uncharacterized protein LOC112554952 produces the protein MDSLDQILQDVEEVLFVDSENDVCGKIPHDKNIKVNIDLVDQVCEKLIANNCMPTEVHEACRSVDRQELVSRMQFLERCFELPKTCLKNSSKEKVWTKFHMAMKDQDNLRSLDEMVTSAVSPWHCFEALNIMIRTVFDKFFEDRNQIHRKRKSIT